A window of the Maridesulfovibrio bastinii DSM 16055 genome harbors these coding sequences:
- a CDS encoding IS66 family transposase has protein sequence MERILVYLENAALTPDNNLAENAIRPFAVGRKNWLLSGSPCGAQARATLYSLIETAKANKLNPADYLFQLFEELPHA, from the coding sequence ATGGAGCGAATCCTGGTTTACCTTGAAAATGCGGCTTTAACTCCCGATAACAATCTCGCCGAAAACGCCATCCGTCCGTTTGCGGTGGGCCGGAAAAACTGGCTGCTCAGCGGCTCCCCGTGCGGAGCCCAGGCCAGAGCAACCCTTTATAGCCTGATCGAAACCGCCAAAGCCAACAAGCTCAATCCCGCAGACTACCTTTTTCAACTCTTCGAAGAACTTCCTCATGCGTAA
- a CDS encoding IS66 family transposase codes for MDISRSTISNWAVLAAERCKPIMELLHEHLRSGKIAAEIVGDFMGILQTDGYAGYNALGESTGITHAGCLVHVRRKFMEELKACSKKRYVSTVVDLIAKLYRLESRARKERLSPDEILNMRTEKALPILEKIY; via the coding sequence ATTGATATTTCGCGCTCAACCATTTCGAATTGGGCCGTGCTGGCGGCAGAACGATGTAAGCCTATCATGGAATTGCTGCACGAGCATCTGCGTTCTGGAAAAATCGCTGCCGAAATAGTCGGTGATTTCATGGGAATTCTGCAGACCGACGGCTACGCCGGATACAATGCTCTGGGTGAATCTACGGGGATTACTCACGCCGGTTGTCTGGTTCACGTGCGCCGAAAATTTATGGAAGAGCTCAAGGCCTGCTCTAAAAAAAGGTACGTATCGACCGTGGTTGACCTAATCGCGAAGCTTTACCGGCTGGAGAGTCGAGCTCGCAAGGAGAGGCTTTCTCCGGATGAAATTTTGAACATGCGGACGGAAAAGGCGCTCCCGATTCTTGAAAAAATTTATTAA
- a CDS encoding IS66 family transposase zinc-finger binding domain-containing protein — protein sequence MGEIIHDTPDEEKIYACGCKLSRIGEVVSEKLDYVPTKIRVLWHIRPNFACKKRKRTEDDGQDFTIASMPPQLIRQGIVTPRLLAHILTTSFATVCLSTVKTGCSSVWELIFRAQPFRIGPCWRQNDVSLSWNCCTSICVLEKSLPK from the coding sequence GTGGGGGAAATCATCCATGACACACCCGATGAGGAAAAAATCTACGCTTGCGGTTGCAAACTGAGCCGTATCGGTGAAGTTGTCAGCGAAAAACTTGACTATGTGCCCACCAAAATCCGGGTTCTGTGGCACATTCGGCCCAATTTTGCCTGCAAAAAGAGAAAAAGAACCGAGGATGACGGGCAGGACTTCACAATAGCTTCGATGCCGCCTCAGCTGATTCGACAGGGTATCGTCACTCCGAGGCTGCTGGCGCATATCCTGACCACAAGTTTTGCGACTGTTTGCCTTTCTACTGTCAAAACAGGATGTTCTAGTGTTTGGGAATTGATATTTCGCGCTCAACCATTTCGAATTGGGCCGTGCTGGCGGCAGAACGATGTAAGCCTATCATGGAATTGCTGCACGAGCATCTGCGTTCTGGAAAAATCGCTGCCGAAATAG
- the tnpB gene encoding IS66 family insertion sequence element accessory protein TnpB — MGFRSWWTIIKILYWDNKFFCLWQKRLEKNHFF; from the coding sequence ATGGGCTTTCGATCATGGTGGACGATCATCAAAATTTTGTATTGGGATAACAAGTTTTTTTGCCTTTGGCAGAAACGCCTTGAGAAAAACCATTTCTTCTGA
- a CDS encoding glycosyltransferase family protein — protein sequence MKILFITTTTRVERPILDPSVRYRCYNHAENLAAKGICADVIAINLLTNKHIDQYDAFVFHRPQYSETIVTALEIIDSQNKVRLADYDDLIFGEENAELSSIYKNEILPKDACHKIFKENASALNLFDVVQTSSTPLAEQVAKHNPTASVKVVPNGLSKRWLEIGDIFPSHRFRERIWISYLSGTKSHDHDFALVSEALSRFIKEEKRAMLMVAGPLDYETERFPPAQIVRVNYRDYWDLPALIKSTDINISALEPTLFNNCKSGLKFFESGAFGVPTVASPMTDLDRFSHSGLVYARNEMEWLQALKRLAMFSPEERTSLRQYCRVNAGSVVGTDILLNRITVLYNQRS from the coding sequence ATGAAAATACTATTCATCACAACCACGACAAGAGTCGAACGACCTATTCTGGATCCTTCGGTACGCTATCGCTGTTATAACCATGCCGAGAATCTCGCAGCTAAGGGAATTTGTGCGGATGTTATCGCCATCAACCTTTTGACGAATAAGCATATTGATCAATATGATGCCTTCGTCTTTCATCGGCCCCAATATTCAGAAACGATAGTTACAGCACTAGAAATTATAGACTCACAAAATAAAGTTCGTCTAGCTGATTATGATGACCTTATTTTTGGTGAGGAAAATGCAGAATTATCCTCCATATACAAAAACGAAATTCTTCCCAAAGATGCCTGCCACAAAATATTTAAAGAAAATGCCTCGGCCTTAAATTTGTTTGACGTGGTGCAGACTTCCAGCACTCCTCTTGCTGAGCAGGTAGCAAAGCACAACCCCACTGCTTCAGTGAAAGTCGTCCCCAACGGGCTTTCAAAACGTTGGCTTGAGATTGGAGATATTTTTCCCTCACATCGATTCAGAGAGAGGATTTGGATATCCTATCTTAGCGGGACAAAAAGCCATGATCACGATTTTGCGCTCGTATCAGAAGCTCTTTCACGATTTATCAAAGAGGAAAAACGAGCAATGCTTATGGTGGCAGGCCCTCTTGACTATGAGACTGAACGCTTCCCGCCAGCCCAGATAGTACGCGTGAACTACAGGGATTACTGGGACCTTCCTGCCCTTATTAAATCGACAGATATCAACATATCAGCGTTGGAGCCAACGCTTTTCAATAACTGCAAATCCGGTCTCAAATTTTTTGAAAGTGGTGCGTTTGGTGTCCCAACGGTGGCATCACCAATGACAGATTTAGACCGGTTCAGCCACTCGGGACTTGTGTATGCCCGAAACGAAATGGAATGGCTTCAGGCTCTAAAAAGACTTGCGATGTTTAGCCCTGAAGAGCGCACTAGCCTTCGCCAATATTGTCGAGTAAATGCGGGATCAGTCGTTGGTACGGATATACTTCTCAATCGCATTACCGTACTTTACAACCAGCGATCATAA
- a CDS encoding DUF354 domain-containing protein: MPEQRINRWKMVTDLYTSLGKSFMALGHQVYFYIHPEAMTENALPQLTWNCVDHEHFDYVLDRFAPDFVFTWNGSSIGDETTATLSQAHGAKMVFSEQGWFPQKDTMYFDLTGCNGKCSTKNTTWAIPEKNGASQLLAARKKYITQAGLNKLFDVDTCDIAEPNLSKPIFVPLQDEHDLNILLDSPFKCMDSFVSFLCKTYPRHRFIVRPHPKYQKPNLDNYDNVELVNPRIPMFEQLSRCGIVIGLNSTTLLESALLGFPVISYGVGLGTGTGVFHDAIPEAPPALEEVQINQENATGFLYHLICQKQIKREHMAKPLEILKSQLFRDLKQQLNWNVLSR; encoded by the coding sequence TTGCCGGAACAGCGCATCAACCGCTGGAAAATGGTTACAGATCTATACACTTCACTAGGTAAAAGCTTCATGGCTTTAGGGCATCAGGTTTACTTCTATATTCACCCGGAAGCTATGACCGAAAACGCACTTCCTCAGTTAACCTGGAACTGCGTTGACCACGAGCACTTTGACTATGTACTTGACCGATTTGCCCCAGACTTTGTCTTTACGTGGAATGGTTCTTCAATAGGCGACGAAACAACAGCCACGCTGTCTCAAGCCCATGGAGCCAAGATGGTCTTCTCTGAACAGGGCTGGTTTCCTCAAAAGGACACCATGTACTTCGATCTCACGGGATGTAATGGGAAATGCAGTACCAAGAATACAACTTGGGCCATTCCTGAAAAAAATGGAGCATCACAACTTCTCGCAGCTAGGAAAAAATACATCACCCAGGCAGGATTAAATAAGCTCTTCGATGTGGATACATGCGATATTGCTGAACCGAATTTGTCGAAACCAATTTTCGTGCCACTACAGGATGAACACGACCTGAACATCTTGCTGGACTCCCCTTTTAAATGCATGGACTCTTTCGTAAGCTTTCTGTGTAAAACATATCCTCGGCATCGCTTCATAGTTCGGCCACATCCGAAATATCAAAAGCCTAATCTGGATAATTATGATAACGTTGAACTAGTTAATCCTAGAATTCCAATGTTTGAACAACTGTCACGTTGTGGAATAGTTATCGGTCTAAACTCCACAACGCTATTAGAAAGTGCCCTACTTGGATTTCCTGTAATTTCTTATGGAGTGGGGCTCGGCACTGGAACAGGAGTTTTTCATGACGCCATCCCCGAAGCTCCTCCTGCACTTGAAGAGGTACAAATAAATCAAGAGAATGCTACAGGATTTTTGTACCATCTCATTTGCCAAAAACAAATTAAACGGGAACATATGGCAAAACCATTAGAGATATTGAAATCCCAGCTTTTTCGGGACCTCAAACAACAGTTAAACTGGAATGTCCTTAGCAGGTAA